In Rosa rugosa chromosome 4, drRosRugo1.1, whole genome shotgun sequence, the genomic stretch TTTGGTGTAGCCGTGCAAGACAACAAAATCAAAGTTGAAATAAATAATTATTTCGTCAGTTTTGCTGAACGTAGTTGTAGACATTTCGTTATTTGATAGAACTTATCACTAAACTTGtatggttcttttttttttttttttttttttttgaaatagggccagtacggctgccctcaagccttgaccattaatgaaatctcagaatacatgggggggggggacatgatacctaaaccccaaatcacaataagcataaagagaacagcTCGAGATCATAACGAGAGTCTCTACAAaaaatatgtattctaacaagcaccaattagcgaagagtgcatcattggctactctattcgctttacaaaggtggtgacataccagaaagatTTTGCTCACGCAGAGCCATAATTTACTATTActatcagctttcccactatgttgccaccgaaaaACAATTTCGGTGACACTAAGTTTCATCTCGCCGCCTAaccagagcagacaaggcacacaagaTGTGCAGTCCGGGAcagagcccacgtcgccctacccaaaagtggtagggacttattgccggcATAGAGCCACATTTAATTGAAAAAAAGctataaaacataaaataaaaacagtGTGTGACCTGAGCCACAAGGTGTATGGTTCTTTTTATAATACTACATATAATTAAAAATTCATTATTAAATTATCaataaatattattattattattataccttaaactaacaaagaaattGGAATAGATAGACATGGAAATAGACGACGTGGCGAATACCAGAGTCTTTGGAACTCAAATATAAGCTGCCGACTGCATCTCCAAAAAGAGAAACGCATGCAACCCAATCCAGGCGCGTGCTGCTACTGTTTAAGCGTGTGTGCCACCTCCGCCAGCCGTGTGCTCCTCTTCGGTTGGCGCCACTTGTACCCTCCTTTCCTTCCTCGTGCCTAACACCCCGTGCTGAGTATCCTTATCGATATCTCTCCTTGAAAAGTAATCACAGCGACACAGCGAAACCTcatttctctttcctttaaatAAAGTCCTATATCTGCATTGAGGCTGGGCGGAAGGCTCTGCATTAGCCGCGACAGTAATGGCCATTTCTCAGCGTGATGATCCCCTCGACCACAAAACCCCATTGCTCCAAAACGACGTCGAGGCGGCCGTTTTGGACTTCAGAGACTCCTCCTTCCCGAAAAGCTCAGGCGGCTGGCGCTCCGCCGCCTTTATAATCGGTAAGTCACTAACGGCGTCTATTTGGCCGCGGtggatttcattttttttttatcagataaacaatTCAAATGCTACGACCAGTATTTAGTGAGTCGAACGGGATagatttcagtttttgttttgatatttttcttattttgttggAAATAGGTGTGGGATGTGCGGAGAGGTTCGCATTCTATGGCGTCAGCTCCAACCTCGTGACGTTTCTGAGCGGGCCGTTGGGGGAGTCGACAGCGACGGCGGCTGAGAATGTGAACACGTGGTCAGGAACGGCGTCGTTGCTTCCCTTGCTCGGAGCCGTCGTCGCCGATTCGTTTCTCGGTCGCTACCGCACCATCGTTTTCTCTTCTCTGCTCTATATCCTGGTTCGTTGATTTCTCTCTGTCCACGTTTTCTCAGCTCTGTAATTTTACTTTTTTCTGTTGATTATGGAccagaaaacaaaaactcaCTGTCGTTTTCGCAGTAGCTGCTCGTGTAATACTGAATGTTGTTATATTATCCTTTTGAGGATGAATGTCGTAGATTCGATATGTTTGGTGAGAATATGTGACGTGAGGATGACTAGATGTGCACATGCACATGTGTGATGTGTATGTGATTATGTATAGCTTAATTCTCCTCTGTTTTACTCGAACCCTCTGCTTAATTCTCCTCTGATGAGGCTGGGCTGTTAGAAAATTTGGGTTTTAAAACTGGAATATCTACCCTAACTATGGTTCAAGTGAATTCAACAAGCTTATTGTTGTTTTAATGATCCTGTGATGTCGTAATCGATGTGTTAATAGTCTTAAAACTTTGGTTCAAGTGAGTTCAACAAGGTTATGTTGTGTTGATGATCCTGCAATAAGATAATTGGTGCGTTAATAATCCTACAACTTTTGTTCAAGTGAGTTCAACAAGCTCATTGTTATGTTTATGAAGTTAGAATACAGAATAACCTCATTAggttgaaagaaaaaataaaaataaaatttttactGTTTCATCCCGTAGGAGCTCAAACGTGGTTGACTGGTTGTTGTCAGTTCCTACCTTTCTGGCCTGGTCTAAGGCTAAATTGGTTTCTTTCAAACTATGAATCTATAAAAGTAGATATACTTGCTTCTTTTTAAGGAAGGAAACCAataaattttttactttttggAAATGATTATAAAGGTGACCTTGAGAGAAATAAATCTATGTCTTGTCCAGTTTGAATGCTAATTGTCCTGGAGTACTAAGATTGAATGTCTTGCAGGGGCTAGGCTTGTTGAGTTTCTCGGCCAAGCTTCCCTCTCTCACTGGTTCTGATTGCGGAAACAGCAGTCAGTTGACATCGTGCTATTCTCAGCTCCAAGTAATATTCTTCTACTTCTCTCTATATCTGGTAGCTGTAGGGCAAGGCGGAAACAAACCTTGCATACAAGCTTTCGGAGCTGATCAGTTCGATGGACAAGATCCAGTGGAGAGCAAAGCCAAAAGCTCATTCTTTAATTGGTGGTACTTTGGTATCTGCTCAGGCTCCTTATGTACGCGATTGATATCAAGCTACATACAGGACAACTTCAGTTGGGTTCTGGGATTTGGAATTCCTTGTATTGTGATGGCCCTTGGCCTATTTGTTTTCTTGTCCGGAACAAGAACTTATAGGTACAGCGTTGAAGGGGATGGGAAAAGCCCATATGCCAGAATTGCTAAGGTTTTTGTTGCTGCATTTAAGAATTGGCGAACTACTCCTTCAGAGCCTCTTGCAAACCCGCCTCACCAAAGTTCCGAAAaatacaagtaagagaagtttctGTTTGCGATTGTTTATTTATTACCAGACAGTAATAATTTATGCATACAAAGTCTGATGCATCTTTCATTTTAAAGATGAGAAAAGTTTATAGATCGTGTTGGAATTAGCTAAAACATCAGCATATCCATTATTTTTCCTGTATTTTGACGAATCCTTATATATCAAGTTTTTATTTGTCATGTTTCTATCATGAAAAACTCTCTAGTAAGGAATAGATTTCTGATTGTTTCATTTATTATCCTTCTATATAACTTCGGTCATCTAATCTGGCAGGTTCCTCAACAAGGCGTTGCTACCTGATAGTGATTTGAAGGAATATAACAAGGTCTGTACTGTCTCTGAGGTAGAAGAAGCAAAGGTTGTTCTTAGTCTATTTCCTATATGGAGTACATGCCTGGTATATGCTATTGTGCTTGCACAGATGTCGACTTTCTTTACCAAGCAAGGGGCGACACTGGACAGAGAAATTGTAGCCGGCTTTGAGATACCAGCTGCTTCACTTCAGTCTTTTACTAGCCTCATTATTATTCTCTTCATTCCTATTTATGAGCGTGTCTTTGTTCCGATGGCAAGTGCTTTCACTGGAAAACCCTCTGGCATTACAACGCTACAAAGAATCGGAGTTGGGATATTTTTAGCTGCTCTTTCCATGATAGCTGCAGCTTTAGTTGAGAAGAAAAGGCTTGAAACTGCTCAAGAGTATGCTCTGGTTGATATGCCACATGTTACAATTCCAATGGGCGTGTGGTGGTTGATTCCTCAGTACTTGTTGATTGGAGTGTCTGATGTTTTCTCGATGGTTGGTCTGCAAGAGTTTTTCTACGATCAGGTACCAAATGAACTAAGAAGTGTAGGAGTTGCCCTCTACCTCAGTATCTTTGGTGTGGGAAACTTTTTAAGCAGCTTTCTTATCTCGGCCATAGAGGAAGCAACCAGCGGAGTAGGCCGAGTTAGCTGGTTTTCCAATAATCTGAATCGTGCACATCTTGATTACTTTTACTGGCTACTCGCTGCACTCAGTGTAGTGGAACTGGGTGTCTTCACATACTTCGCAAAATCTTACCGATATAAGCAGGAGAGGTAGAATATAAGTAGGGTGTACTCTTCAAACGCAGTTGTTTAGGAGCTCATAGGGGTCTTTCTTTCGTCTATcagaaatttcaaacttgattcCTTTTTTAATAATGATTATTGACATGGATTCTCTAGCAAGTGTATTGCATAATCATTTTCAACACCGTCACATTATAGTATTGGATACCTAGTATAGAATTCAACTGATAAAATCAGCTTATAGAATTTAGACCTAGGTTTGAATCCCGTTCTACTTGAATGTTTTTGTAACCATTTTTCATTGCTTGTCTCAAAACTTTCCTTGTAGCAATAGCTTCAGCCGCCAACACATCTGTATGACCAATAATTTTAGAGAAAGCCAACAAATGATCGTCTGAATGATCATGAGATTGCGGCTTTTGAGGAGAGGGGTTATCTGGGCTAACCATAAGGAGTAATTGGTACGGTTCAGTTTGATGGTGAGGAAGTTtgatgtggtggtggtggtagccATGGGAAAGAAAGGAAACAGagagtagaaaaaaaaaaacaaagaagttgTCGTTTACACaaaggctctgataccataaagcAGATTTGAGTAGTGTTTTCCACACTTTTCTCATTGATGTATGTCAATCATATATACATGGTTGCTGATCAGTTTTGTTCCGAAAGATCAGCCATTACAATGAATACAATTGAAGGACTGCTGATCAGTTTAGATTCTAGAGATTTTCAGTTTAGATCTTAACATCCTAAGATCAAGCAATGTATAATCAAGACAAACACATATCAGCAATGTACAATCAATACAGAAAGAGAAATCAAGTTAAATCAGTGCATTGCTTATCATCTGATAATGAAACTCGGTGTTGAATTCTTATTATCTAAGGCAGAATCATAAAAGTCATCTTTTTGAAGGTTGATGAAGAGGCTTCCACTTAATAACTCTCTTTCAGTTGAGCTTCGCAGTGAAAGGATTTGAACTCCAATATTGACTATTCTCAGTCGCTGCCACATGGAAGGTCTGGAGATGAAGAGTAGTCTTATTTTTAAAAGGGGAGTTaaaggacaattcttaggttcacccctagggtgaactagcatattcaccctcattgtcgattaacatatttgtatttaataaatttataatccaaccattcatattgtataacgtaatacaaagattagctctgtaaaaaatcaatcaaattgaagaccttttagttattcatttctatgaaatacatggacggttcatcataatggTAGTAAGTGTttttagaaccatccatttgtttggttcaattagataattaaacgatttccgattcgattgattttttatagaGATGATTtttaaatgctaatttaagatatggaccgttggattataaatttattaagtaaaagtatgttaatcaacaatgggggtgaatatgctagttcaccctaggggtgaacctaagaattgttcggAGTTAAAAGAGTAGTCTTTTTTAATTTACACTCCCCCAATTACATTCCACACTCCCTCTCCTACTTTTGACTGGTGAAAATGTCAAAAATGCCCCTTACTTTAACCTCTCAAAATGTCGAACACCAACACACCACTCTCCTTATGGTTTCTCAGAAGGTGATGCCCGGCCTCTGGAAGGACCTTCCAGCCAAGATCCACCATAAGGTCTCCGACTCTCCGAGAACTGGCTTAACGCCACTCTCCTCCTCGCTCCTCTCGTCGCCATCCACATGAAAGTCTCGGGTATACTCTTCATCTTTCTTTAATAGATCTGAAATTAGGATTTCTGTTTTGTCCAATTAGTACTATTTCTTAGGACCAGGGTGAAATGTTGAAATGGGTGGTAGATCAGGATTGGATTTGACTTGAAATTCGTAGTTTCCAGCTCTTAATTGTATTTTACTTCAGTGTTGtgctttgattttgtttttcggTATTCGAATGCGATTTGATGTAGGTACGTGCAGAATTACCGAGAGAAGAAGTTGGAACACATGTACTGAAGAACCTCGCAAGTTATCTTTTTGTAATTTGATTGTTTGCTGCTAAATCACATTTTAGAAGTGTGTGAGTTTTATTGTTCATCAGATTCTGGAAACAAAGTTGTAGTTCATCTGATTCGAACTGCTAATACAGTGAGACTGCAGCTTCTGTACCATTGATACATTTACATTTACATGTTGTTGTTGCAGACTTGCAGGTGAGAATTGTGGTGGTAATTAAGAGTGATATGGATATTTCGATCAGGTTTATATTTGATTGAAGGTGAGAATTGTGGTGGTAAAGATATGACGACATGGTTGATATCCTTTGCAGATAAAAAAAGGTTTGGCTGCGTGGTGGTTTCGTTGCCCAAACCGCGTGGTGGCTGTGCTTGCGGGCTCGGTGGCTTGAGTGCGGGGCTGGGCTCGCTCTCCCCACGACCGGAAGGCGGTCTGCCAGTGGTGGTGTCGTCCAACGGAGTGAAGGCTGGATCTGAGGGGCTCAGTTCAGATCGGAATCCGATCTGGGGAGGTTGGCGAGGCTGGGTTATGTCTGTTAGGGTTTCTTGTTAGTTAAGTCACTATGACTTAGTCTCATTTATTATAGGGTTGATTGTTATTCTGTTAATAAAGCCCTAGTCGTTAGGGTTTAGATTAGGTTTGAATTATTCTCCAACTAATGCTCCACGTTATTAGGGTTTGTAAACGTGGTTGTTATTTTGTTATCATTCTTGTATTGCCTGGCTAAGTATAAAGCCAACTGGTTTTCATTCAATAAAGATTCAGAGGCTTTGAGCTCCAGAGTGTGTTGAGTAAAGTCTAGGGTTACAAGTTTctaacaagtggtatcagagctccacCACGGAGCCTGACCAAGATTAGATTTCTgagtgagagagaagagaaagaagagtaaGAAAAGAGTGAGTAAGGATGGCAACTGAGGGCAGCTTTGTGCAGCCAGCGTTCCCAAAATTTGATGGCCATTATGATCACTGGGCCATGTTGATGGAGAATTTCTTACGCTCCAAGGAGTATTGGGGATTGATCGAGAATGGAGTCACGATACTAGTAGAAGGAGCTGAGTTGACAGAGGGTCAACGCAAATCTATTGAGGATCAAAAGCTGAAAGATCTCAAGGCGAAGAACTACCTCTTCCAGGCCATCGACCGCACAATCATGGAAACAATCTTCAATAAAGATACAGCCAAGCATATATGGGATTCCATGAAACAGAAATATCAAGGCTCAACTAGGGTTAAGCGTGCACAGCTTCAAGTCCTCAGGAAAGAGTTCGAAGTCTTGCAGATGAAGGAAGGAGAGAAAGTAGATGATTACTTTTCCAGGACTCTCACAATTGTCAACAAAATGAAGATCCATGGAGAAAGAATGGAGTAGGTGGTCATTATTGAGAAAATTCTGAGGTCTATGACCACAAAGTTTGACTATGTGGTATGCTCGGTGGAAGAATCCAATAATTTGGATACATTGACAGTAGATGAACTACAAAGTAGTTTACTGGTCCATGAGCAAAGGATGAATGGCCATGGGAGTGAAGAACAAGCTCTGAAAGTAAGCTATGAGGAGAGGATTGGAGTCCGGGGTAGAGGCCGAGGCATGGTGAGAGGAAGAGGCAGAGGTCGTGGAAGGCAACCATTCAACAGGGCAGTAGTGGAGTGCTTCAAGTGCCATAAGCTGGGACACTTCCAATACGAGTGTCCTAGCTGGGAGAAAGGCGCTAACTATGCAGAATTTGATGAAGAGCAGGAGATGTTGTTAATGGCATATGTGGAGCTCCACAACTCAAGAAGAGAGGAAGTTTGGTTCCTAGACTCAGGCTGCAGCAACCACATGAGTGGCAA encodes the following:
- the LOC133742707 gene encoding protein NRT1/ PTR FAMILY 5.10-like, whose protein sequence is MAISQRDDPLDHKTPLLQNDVEAAVLDFRDSSFPKSSGGWRSAAFIIGVGCAERFAFYGVSSNLVTFLSGPLGESTATAAENVNTWSGTASLLPLLGAVVADSFLGRYRTIVFSSLLYILGLGLLSFSAKLPSLTGSDCGNSSQLTSCYSQLQVIFFYFSLYLVAVGQGGNKPCIQAFGADQFDGQDPVESKAKSSFFNWWYFGICSGSLCTRLISSYIQDNFSWVLGFGIPCIVMALGLFVFLSGTRTYRYSVEGDGKSPYARIAKVFVAAFKNWRTTPSEPLANPPHQSSEKYKFLNKALLPDSDLKEYNKVCTVSEVEEAKVVLSLFPIWSTCLVYAIVLAQMSTFFTKQGATLDREIVAGFEIPAASLQSFTSLIIILFIPIYERVFVPMASAFTGKPSGITTLQRIGVGIFLAALSMIAAALVEKKRLETAQEYALVDMPHVTIPMGVWWLIPQYLLIGVSDVFSMVGLQEFFYDQVPNELRSVGVALYLSIFGVGNFLSSFLISAIEEATSGVGRVSWFSNNLNRAHLDYFYWLLAALSVVELGVFTYFAKSYRYKQER